The DNA region AGAGTGAATCCTCgttcttttttttcgaaattgatgaaTATAAAAGGATGTAGTACTCACTTAAAATTTGCGTCGGGAAATGACGGTTTTGTGTGAAATAATACACCTACGTTTGCAATAATTATTGACAGAAATTCAAATGCAACGATTACAAAATGTAAAGCAGCCTAATGTACTGCGACACTCTAATTTTCAACGAAACAATGATGCTCCCAACTGGACAATAACATGACCGTGCATCCATGGTGTTCACGCTTCCCTGACTTGTCGCCAATTGAGCATTTTATGtgttatataatcggaaatcggTAAGGCAATTAACGCCAACTACCAAATATTCTGATGAACCTTGACTACCGAATTAACTTCGATGTTTCTGAACGCTCAAGTTTGAAATTGTCATTTCGAATTTAATGATTCTGCACTTCCCGGAAAATTGAGTTAATGGATTTCAGGAATTTCATCCAGTATCGGATATATATGTATATCTAACAAGTTTTCAAATACATACTATGAAAATGATGTCCCTATTCTCAGAATCGATATTGTATGTATTATATTCTGGGAAATATAGGATATAGTGATTGCCATATAATGTAGGGGAAGCGTCTGCAATTCTGTGTATACCATGGTATAAATAATTGTACTGTCATAAATATAACAGCGGAATAATAACAAAAAATCCAGAATGCAGCCACCCAGATCGGAAGCATAGAACGTCTATCATTTTTTGCTGAAATATAGCTTTCACAAAATATTCTGCATTTAAAATCTCACACTGTGTGTCGATAAAATGAGGGTGATTGATCAAACTTGTCGACCTATAAATAATCCCCATAAAATTCGATAGGATCGGGCGGGCGGCATGAGAAATACTGCTCtcgaaaatgtttttgaaattcaaattaatTCAACCCGTAAAATGAAGACCAGAAATTTAAATCTCCATAATACATCTTTCCCCTGCATGTGGTGTCCCCAGAAGTCGTTAGGTACCGTTTATTAACGATCTGCGCGCCCCAATATGTACGATATCGGCGGTATGCATCAATCTTCAGTCACCGAATATGACAGTAGCTCGTTTCTTGTCACCGTCTCTTTCCTTTACAACGACGCCTGCCAGGTTGGTCCAAATCCCTGGACACCTTGTCGAATCTCGAACGTGCAGGACATTATTCGGCTGCTGCTGAATTGAAATGAGCTCTTTTGATCCCGAAcgcgtattttgaaaataaactgTGTCGGAAGGAGGTTGCCATATCAATCAATCTTGAGGAGACTTTCGCTCTCCGGAAGCTTCCTCACACGATGACTCTGTGCCTCCCGTTTCCTGGAGAACCTTGCCCACACGGTAGTACTTTTTCGACGCTCAGAACTGTACCTACTTGTCTGTCATGACACGAAGAAAATAATACTCAATTTACATggtttttcaaaattgaaggATAAACGAAAGGCTAATAATCTTaggaaaaaagagctcaaagCATGTGCCAGCAAACTACGTTCTCAAGATACAGGGAGTTAAtctttttttctaaaaatattcatctgaaaattgaCCTAAAAGGGTGTTAATGAATAGTGGCGAAAGAATTCAAGATACAGCCCGCTAAAGAAGGCATCTGAAAGGCAATTTTAATTTACTTATAATAAAATGTCTCATGTGAAACTAAAATTTCGACCTTTATAACCTGTATCCCGAAATAGGATTAGTTTTCACTCGACCATGTCTGAAGCACTTTCTTGTTTAAACTTGGCTGTTGCATGTTAACTTGTTAGTCATCAATCAACTTCAGAAGTAAATTGGCACAAATTGTTAAAACTCCAAATACTTAAGTTTTACCGAAACTAATTGAGCAAAGTGAATGAAAGTTTGATAATTTGGgatgattttcgaaaataaagaagttatggcacattttcgaaatcgacaaaatatcaaaatttggttttatCTTCAAGATTAATGAAGATATTGTGAAACGGTTTCCTCTTATGGACTTTTCACCAAATCAAGTGTTGCTAAAAAACGCCAAAAAATGACTCTCAACGTCTACCCGTTTCTGTTGGGAAACACCGAGGGACACGCTTTACATTTCAGGGTGGGTCTTTTGTGCTTCATCTCGAATTTTCCAGATACGTCCAATAAAGACAAATCAACGTACCAGTCTTTATTTGCTGGTCGATATTCCGCCTACGGAATGGCCATAATCATCTGTTGAATAACGCCTCGCATTTATTCATCAATTTCGTTATTATTGGACGATAAAACATATTCGAAGCATTGGCGTATCTGCAGATTGAACTGCAATATAGGAACGGCAGCGGAATTTCAATCAGGAGAAGCCGAGTTCGGCACTCGGAAGGCATTTTCCTGTTGTTGAAAAGGCCGCATGACGGAATTTTCTCGTCATCTCGAATTTCGAGAATAACTCAATTTTCCACTCTTCATCGGCCCCAGAAGATGTCCAATTGCGCGAAAAAATTCCGCGAACGAGACGCATTGATTGCCACttcgatttttttcacaacCCGGTAATGCTCTACGCCGTTGCGAATTTTAATCATCATTGAGCTCCTAGTTTGCAATCGAATGACTTGATATTTTGTCCTCAATGGAAACTGCGAACTCACTCACGACTATACAATTCGTTTATCGAATATTAATGCCTAGCAGAGATGCATCCAAAAATTCCAGTGATAATAAATGGAgaataatatgaatttcatTGAATACAACGTGTAAATTAAATCATTGTATATATAGAGTGTTTTCAAAAAATATCGCAACTATTAAAAATCTTAAGCAATTTAGTTAAGATAGTAGGCTTCTTCCACTTTTCGCAGTAAGAATTTTCACCAACTTGTTTTCCATTCGATCGATTCATAGTAGAATGAACAGTAAAGTTTCTGATTTTACTGTTACTAAATATTAAGGGTGGTgtcttttcaaattgacacactgtatgTAAATTTCGAATGTACACATAGTTCAAGATATTCGGTACTCAAGCTGCAGATCTACAGCActtcacaaaatataaaaaatatctttATGAGTAGCCGATATCTGAATTTGCATTTCTTTTCAGAAAACCAAGATTTCCTGTTTGTAACAAATATGGACTCGATGATAAAAGTAAGTAACGTTTATTTTCGACATTTATTTGGTTCCTTTTCGTTGTTACTTTGCACCAATTTCACAACTTCGTTTAAGAGTTTTTGTGCTGAAGACAAGAAGAAATATAATGTGCAAAAGGCAGTTTTTCGCTGCTCAAAGTAGTGAAGTGATGATAGAAATCTGAGAAAATCTGAGGAAAGTCTGAGGGTATATtataaaaaaacacaaaattaaAAACTTAGCACAAACTGTCAATCTTCTAAATTGCATAGTGTATAGAGCATTTCGGATTGACGTCACGCTGAGGGGTACACAAGCCATCTATAAGATTTATGTTCATGCAAAAAACTTGAAATTGTACATAATTTTCTCACAAATCACATAAACATGAAATGAAGCAACACTTTGCAAAGTGAAATTACAGTTGATGTGGCCCCTCAGGCAAAATTTTACATTTAGTAGTGGTCCCACCCATAGATTAATTAAACAGTTCATCTATGATCCCACCTGATTATTTTTATGCGTCCTAGTAACCaggaaatttataatttttgttgTGGCTACTCTTGTCATACATCGTCGCCTTAAGTCATGCTGACAATGTACGACTGTCTTCCAATAATTATAACCGCATTGAAGAAAGTGAAAATTTCTAGTCTCCATAAcggaaaatgaaagtgaataaaatttcatccTGTTTCATAGTCACGTTCATCCAGCTGTGTAAATACCTAAGCAACGCTACGATAGACATCAACATACCGGAGCTACACTATTTAGCAGATCATTTGACTTCAGAGGAATGCAGAAAATTGGTAGCGGCGGCGCATTTCAAGAACTACGAACTTCCCAACGCCCTATCTGAAGCGGAATTGAAAGTAACCAAGGATTTATCCTGCTTCCAATTGCTCCTGCATTGGAACTCCTCTCCCGGCGAAGGAAAAGGGCAAACTCATGAAATTTTAGAGCACAGGTTGCGGCAACTTGGGAAGTATCAATTAGCCGATACACTCGGAAAAACCGTGTTTGATGAAATCGGCAAAGATCTGGAAATGGCCCTCGAGAGTGGATTGAAGAATTCGGATAACGAGAGTACTAGCGAAGATTCGTTTGAAGATGCCACTGTTAAATATGAAGATCCTACTGAATGGACACCAATCGATAGCATTTTGTTCAGTCTTCTGTCTGTTCTATTAATTGCTTGCGCCTTTGTATGTGGCATTGTTCTATTTCGCTACGTTCGTCGCAAGGTGCGTCAGTGTAGGAACAAACCACCAAGAACGTACAGAAAGATCGAGTTGAGTGAAACATCTGATAGTGAATCCGAAGAAAAATTCGATATCCGTAATACAAACGTTTATATGTTCACAGATTGAGAGCAAAATTTCGAATCTTTACAAGCTTTGTATCTTGATGGCATTTATTGATCCACCTAATAGTCCTAATATAAAATCGTGGGAATTAAAGGACAATTATGGATGTTTGGACCGTTTCAATAAAGAGTGATTAAATTCTTATAGAATTAAATCATTGCTTATTGAAACGGCCATTAGAGTAAGACTAATCGTTAGCATAGATAACTGAGGTAATATGTAAGTATTATACTTGAAATATATCTTAAATCCGCCAAATTTCTTCATTCAATATAATGCACCCTGAAGAAGTAATCCTTGACTGCTGATAtagtaaaagaaaaaattaatcagcataagaaaaaaaaaagacctGGAGGAAGGGTTTCCATGAAATCACCAATCATCATTACAGATTTTTAGTCCATATAAACAACAACtggaaaaaaaagtttctctGATTGTGAAAGATTCTACAATTGTATATAAGTAAGTTAATTTCCTTGAAAAGAGGAGAACAATTTCGTTCGATCCGATAATCGATGCAGGAAATGACTGATTCCCAGATTAGAGGAGGCAGGTCTCACAAATTATGAGACAGCCAAGTGATAATAGCTATATGCAATGAAATATGGCTCCACGGTCCCCAAATAAGATTTGGAAGGTTATGCGATCCTTTATTCCGTAAATTCTACATGACGTCATTAGTACGAAGCTTCGGTGGAGCAATTCATCATCCATCTTCTGCCGTCGCTCTTTTTACACCAACCGGGTTTGAGCCTTATCTCATATTCATCAAATTGATTCAAGAAAATCTTGATATATTAGTTTCATTTACATATCTCGAATTCCTTAGCAATATCCCTATCCCTAGGGATTTGCGCCTATTATTCACAATTATAATACATTAGCGCCCTTCTGGAATTCCTCCTTCATGGACACCTTTCATGGTTTTGACACGTGATATTCTCGATGGCGAAAGTGGAATTTGTTCCAAATTTTGAAGGTATAAAGCAGTACGGTTTAGATAAGGGTGAAGTGTATTGAAAACAGTGATGATTGATTACTAAGATAAGAAAACCGACCgattttttattgaatggaCTGTTTAAAAAGCAAATTCATTCTCATACGTCAGGGATTATGGTgacctaaaaaaatatataaaatatacctACATGTTTTCCATGGGGTCTGTACAACCATGGAGTATTAACCCCAATACTCTAATACTCAAAGGTACAACTAATTTCTactatttttcgaaatatttgcaAGATACAAATCCAAGACGCCTTGTATAATTTTCAACCTCAGAAAGTCCACCAAAATGTTGGTCATATTTCAGTGAGAAATCTCCAGAAGGAAATGTTTTGAACCAATTTTGACACTATCACTTTTTCTGAGAGTAATGAAGATTACGAAAGAATATATCTTCCTTCCATACCTACTCAGTCTATACATAAAACAAACAAATCGCctccaaaaaaaaatctgttCAATCCCGACTCATATTATCcagataaattcaattttatttgacTCCTCTCATCCGATTCCCTCATATTATATGCGCCGGTGGAATATCAAGCAGAAATCGCAAAGTTTACCATCGTGCCCCGTTCCATATAGTAACATATCACAGAAAGGAGAAAATGGTATTCTCGAATATCCATCATATCTCTCCTCCTGCAGAGAACATCTTGGGTTCGGGAAAAGAAGAACAATGATTATCTCCGCGACCCGACAATATGAAACGGTGCCCGTTCCTTTGAACAGTTTTGTGGAGCTTGCAAATGGCCGCTGGCTAGGCGAAATTGGACGCCCGCCGCGACGCCGTTTGCCATCCGCCACATCCCTGATAAATCCTGGAAAGCTACCGCCCGATAAAGGGCATATCAAGCGGATGAGAAGTATTACGAATCAAGACAAACCGATGTCAACTCGGACACTTTTTCTCGAATATTCGCAGACAATGTGATTACCAGAATAaatgttcttcttcttcttcttatgtGTCCCCTTCTCTCGTCTTTCGCATTTCTAACGATATTAAACTTTCCGCTGTACGTTTTAGAGTTGTCGCGTAATTTCTACCGAGAATGTCGACATAAAAACTTCATCAAGTGAATTAGGACATAGGGGTTTATGTAAATGTCACTTCGTGTTCGGAatgaatgaagaattttcaatttttgacttCGGCGAATTATGCTTGGCGGTTTCAATCTATCTGGAGATTTTTTTTCTGACCGATTTCCAAGTTTAAATAAAGGGTGGTTGGAAAATAATGGGTCAATTTATGATTCGAGGGAGATAAAATCAGAATCAtccgcttcaacccttagtgttaccaTATCAACTCATAAATTTTTGCTAGGCAAAATGTAATAGCTCATTTGAAAGGACTCCAACCCTCTAAGTTCAccatattcaattttctttcattctaAACCAATTCGTTCTAAAAATATTCACAAACACTGGTATTCCTTTCGAGCATGCTGTGTCTATTGAAGTTTCACAAATTTATTCTGTTTTGACGTTTGGTGTATGACAATTATAATAgaaaccacagaatgaatcgatgaaaatttgattgattcacaAAGCATGCTTAACGGAACGATCAGGGTGTCAATATTTGGAATCACTCGTGCACGAACGTAAAAAAGTCAACTGTCGAGCATATCTCTAACTATTTGTTCCAACAAAAGTATACTGTCATTTCGAAAGTAGAAAAAACTTGgcaaaattcaacaaaaattttctgttttgaTCATAGACCTATTTGAAACAATGGGACCAGACAATCATCATTAAAATTCAACAATTACCATTTATCAAGCAGTTTCAAAAGAATTATGATGAGGTATTGTGTTCTATGTTGACTCTACAAGTGGGATAAAACATTCAACTACAAAAAACACCACGGACAATAATAGCACTGGTCACTCATGTTTTACAAGTGAGAGAATACATTCAGTCTACGAGAAAAAATACATTACGAACTATAATAACACCCAGAGCTGGTTAAAACAAAATTTCTACAGTTTCAGCTATGCATATCCAAAAGAGCCTTCTTGTTTTCCAGAAGAAACATCAAAATACTGCAGTACTATACACAAtttgaatgtgaatatttcgaaaacgaatagaataaatgaagaaaaattgaatatactGCACTTACTATATGAAGGCTTTTCATATGAGCTGTCAGTTACCCCATCCCCTGTATACCATCATTAGATGGTTGTgttgtaacactaagggttgaagcgaggTGGTTGTGAAGATTATCTTAAGAGTCCTTCATTCTATCCGTCTCGTTTCCAAAAGCCCACCCTGAC from Coccinella septempunctata chromosome 1, icCocSept1.1, whole genome shotgun sequence includes:
- the LOC123322805 gene encoding uncharacterized protein LOC123322805 — encoded protein: MKVNKISSCFIVTFIQLCKYLSNATIDINIPELHYLADHLTSEECRKLVAAAHFKNYELPNALSEAELKVTKDLSCFQLLLHWNSSPGEGKGQTHEILEHRLRQLGKYQLADTLGKTVFDEIGKDLEMALESGLKNSDNESTSEDSFEDATVKYEDPTEWTPIDSILFSLLSVLLIACAFVCGIVLFRYVRRKVRQCRNKPPRTYRKIELSETSDSESEEKFDIRNTNVYMFTD